A DNA window from Aminipila luticellarii contains the following coding sequences:
- a CDS encoding pyruvate ferredoxin oxidoreductase produces MAIKDRLSGNEAVATAMRQINPDVMGAFPITPSTEIPQYFSSYVANGLVDTEFVAVESEHSAMSTCIAAEAAGARAITATSSCGMALMWELLYVASSFRLPVTMALVNRALTGPININNDHSDSMGARDSGWIQIYSETNQEAYDNFIQAMPIGENKSVRLPVMVCQDGFITSHAVENMELIEDEKVQEFVGEYEPENYLLKKENPLAVGPYGISAYYMEFKKQQAEAMKQAKKVILEVAEDFEKLTGRKYGFFEEFMMEDAETAVVIIGSSAGTGKAAVDLLRQQGKKAGLIKIRVFRPFPMEELAEALAHVKAVAVMDKAESFSAAGGPLFAETRSALYDLSERPKMINYVYGLGGRDITVEDFDSIYAELSQIAESGETGEVYRHIGQREADETQKAVTYKTYQLENNNWRWQSNGL; encoded by the coding sequence ATGGCTATCAAAGACAGATTATCCGGGAATGAAGCAGTGGCAACAGCCATGAGGCAGATCAATCCCGATGTGATGGGAGCATTTCCGATTACTCCTTCCACAGAAATCCCTCAATATTTTTCCTCCTATGTGGCAAATGGACTGGTAGATACCGAGTTCGTAGCAGTAGAGTCGGAGCACAGTGCGATGTCTACCTGTATTGCGGCAGAGGCTGCGGGCGCCAGAGCGATTACAGCGACCTCTTCCTGTGGTATGGCATTGATGTGGGAGCTTTTATATGTGGCGTCTTCTTTCAGGCTTCCGGTGACTATGGCTCTTGTAAACAGAGCCTTGACCGGTCCTATAAACATTAACAATGATCATTCCGACTCCATGGGAGCACGAGATTCGGGGTGGATTCAGATTTATTCGGAAACAAATCAAGAGGCGTACGACAATTTTATTCAGGCCATGCCTATAGGCGAGAATAAGTCCGTGCGGCTGCCCGTCATGGTCTGTCAGGATGGCTTTATTACCAGTCATGCGGTAGAAAATATGGAATTGATCGAGGATGAAAAGGTCCAAGAGTTTGTAGGAGAATATGAACCTGAAAATTATCTGCTGAAAAAAGAAAATCCTTTGGCTGTAGGACCTTACGGAATCTCCGCATATTATATGGAGTTTAAGAAGCAGCAGGCAGAGGCTATGAAACAGGCAAAGAAAGTTATTTTGGAAGTAGCCGAAGATTTTGAAAAGCTAACGGGGCGAAAGTATGGATTCTTTGAAGAATTTATGATGGAAGATGCGGAAACAGCTGTGGTTATAATCGGTTCCAGCGCAGGGACCGGCAAGGCAGCAGTCGATCTGCTGAGACAGCAGGGGAAAAAGGCAGGGTTAATTAAAATCCGCGTTTTCAGACCTTTCCCCATGGAAGAACTGGCGGAAGCCTTAGCTCACGTTAAGGCAGTGGCCGTAATGGATAAAGCGGAAAGCTTTTCAGCGGCAGGAGGCCCGTTGTTTGCGGAAACCCGATCTGCCCTTTACGATCTGTCGGAACGGCCTAAAATGATAAATTATGTGTACGGGCTGGGAGGCAGAGACATTACAGTAGAGGATTTCGATTCCATATATGCGGAGCTGTCTCAGATAGCAGAATCCGGAGAAACCGGCGAAGTATACAGACACATCGGGCAAAGAGAAGCAGATGAAACCCAGAAGGCTGTAACGTATAAAACATATCAACTGGAGAACAATAACTGGAGGTGGCAGAGCAATGGCCTATAA
- a CDS encoding BlaI/MecI/CopY family transcriptional regulator: MKHLPAAQLEVMLAVWEADEPITRNEIQRKLPDSQWKITTLNTLLNRLTQNGFLNFGHRGKEYVYSPLVTKDEYVAFEGKSILKNLYDNSIKKFVASVCNSSDLTEQEISSLQTLLSKLKEGDTCD; the protein is encoded by the coding sequence ATGAAACATTTACCAGCAGCTCAGCTTGAAGTTATGCTTGCAGTTTGGGAGGCAGATGAGCCAATAACGAGAAATGAAATTCAAAGAAAACTGCCAGATAGTCAATGGAAGATAACCACACTTAACACGTTATTGAATAGGTTGACTCAAAATGGGTTTTTAAATTTTGGGCACAGGGGTAAGGAGTATGTATACAGTCCGCTGGTCACAAAGGACGAATACGTGGCTTTTGAGGGCAAAAGCATTTTAAAAAACTTATACGATAATTCCATAAAAAAATTTGTCGCATCAGTATGCAACAGTAGCGATCTGACGGAGCAAGAAATAAGCAGCTTGCAGACGCTCCTTTCGAAGTTGAAGGAAGGTGATACCTGTGATTGA
- a CDS encoding phosphopantetheine-binding protein, translated as MIFGKVARILADILDLDFELEEEQITLDMALTPEFDMEKIQMVKLVMECEKKFKISIQDEKVHTFHTLGEFVKYIENAVSENEGNIAESSEEERMWWHYS; from the coding sequence TTGATTTTTGGTAAAGTGGCCAGAATACTGGCGGATATTTTAGATTTGGATTTCGAGCTGGAAGAGGAGCAGATTACTTTAGATATGGCATTGACGCCGGAGTTTGATATGGAGAAAATTCAGATGGTCAAGCTAGTCATGGAATGTGAGAAAAAATTTAAAATCTCCATACAAGATGAAAAGGTTCATACTTTTCATACCCTTGGGGAATTTGTGAAATATATCGAAAATGCCGTATCCGAAAATGAGGGAAATATCGCTGAAAGCTCGGAAGAGGAACGTATGTGGTGGCATTATTCCTGA
- a CDS encoding HelD family protein, translating into METYEVELDLETKHLNQVIAIAEEQWQDIRKKNGEQQSDFMEAKRELWENSSHSISNLWSKDRFYELVALNQYGSAVSSQLSVLEQDENKMRALEKMMDSPYFARIDFQFQGETESEPIYIGRASLIDEKDVTIYVYDWRSPLASVFYRFGIGEAFYDAPKGRISGKVHLKRQFEIHRGTLDYFFDADVQIMDEFLRRLLSQNASTKMKAIVETIQKDQDLIIRDMENDLMMVQGVAGSGKTSVALHRVAYLMYQGLSAKLSAHNIIIISPNSLFEQYISNVLPELGEDHVESVNFDDVLQTILPSLLIQKRHQLLEGLLTCDDPDKFRLMKKSVAFKASPEFKEILERFIEDIPRKWLEFSDIDYDGTCIASRDLLKMTVLQQKKAMPLGLRLQRLEESIFKDIQKMRKARMKKLKEFVRTYPQHVYEVEEFARLLSIDESTELAHRIQQFTKLDVYAYYKKLFSNLNYFCRLAEGISLPEDMDLIFKNTQENLKGDQIPLEDGLALAFLQLRLYGFQYGKFIKQVVVDEAQDYYPLHFELLQMLFPQARYTILGDIYQTIEKPEAMDFFDEINKILDKKRSVLITMNKSFRCTNEILDFSKRFLQKESEIQSFSRSGRVPEIYEARNQEGLDELLIKEIQLCREENYQSVGLLCKTERDAMAVYQRLKDRLEIRCINSDAIADIRGVCILPLYMAKGLEFDAVLLCDTDGEHYTTEADQQLLYIGCTRALHRLNLFYTGQKSPLLG; encoded by the coding sequence ATGGAAACTTATGAAGTGGAGCTTGATTTGGAAACCAAACATCTAAATCAGGTCATTGCCATTGCAGAAGAGCAATGGCAGGATATACGGAAGAAGAACGGGGAGCAGCAGTCGGATTTTATGGAAGCCAAAAGGGAGCTGTGGGAGAACTCCAGTCATTCCATCTCTAATCTTTGGTCTAAGGATCGGTTTTATGAATTAGTCGCTTTAAATCAATACGGAAGCGCTGTGTCCAGCCAATTATCTGTGTTGGAGCAGGATGAAAACAAAATGCGGGCTCTGGAAAAAATGATGGATTCTCCTTACTTTGCCCGAATTGATTTCCAGTTTCAGGGGGAAACGGAAAGTGAGCCTATCTATATTGGAAGGGCTTCCCTTATCGATGAAAAAGATGTCACCATCTATGTGTACGATTGGCGGTCGCCGTTAGCCAGTGTTTTTTATCGCTTTGGGATTGGAGAAGCGTTCTATGATGCCCCCAAGGGCAGGATTTCAGGAAAAGTCCATCTGAAACGACAATTTGAAATTCATCGAGGGACATTGGACTATTTTTTTGATGCGGATGTACAGATCATGGATGAATTCCTAAGAAGGCTTCTCTCTCAAAATGCCTCCACTAAAATGAAAGCAATCGTTGAAACCATACAGAAAGATCAAGATCTTATCATTCGAGATATGGAAAATGATCTCATGATGGTGCAGGGGGTGGCCGGAAGCGGAAAAACTTCAGTGGCTCTCCACCGAGTAGCCTATCTCATGTACCAAGGGCTATCAGCTAAGCTATCTGCTCATAACATCATCATTATCTCTCCCAATTCCCTGTTTGAGCAATACATCTCCAATGTCCTGCCGGAACTGGGGGAGGATCACGTGGAATCGGTCAACTTTGATGATGTGCTCCAGACCATCCTGCCATCTTTGCTTATTCAAAAAAGGCATCAGCTATTAGAGGGCCTATTAACTTGCGATGATCCGGACAAGTTCAGATTGATGAAAAAAAGCGTGGCATTCAAGGCTTCCCCTGAATTCAAGGAAATTCTGGAGCGTTTCATAGAGGATATTCCAAGGAAATGGCTGGAGTTCAGTGATATTGATTACGATGGAACATGTATCGCAAGCCGAGACTTATTGAAGATGACAGTTTTACAGCAGAAAAAGGCAATGCCTTTGGGTCTGCGTTTGCAAAGACTGGAAGAATCCATATTTAAGGACATACAAAAAATGCGAAAAGCTCGCATGAAGAAGTTAAAGGAATTTGTGAGGACCTACCCACAACATGTCTATGAGGTGGAAGAATTCGCAAGGCTTTTATCCATCGATGAAAGCACGGAACTGGCTCACCGGATCCAGCAATTTACTAAGTTGGATGTCTATGCTTATTATAAAAAACTCTTTAGCAATTTGAATTATTTCTGCCGTTTAGCAGAGGGCATTTCCCTGCCGGAAGATATGGATCTTATTTTTAAGAACACTCAGGAGAACTTGAAAGGGGATCAAATTCCGCTTGAAGATGGGTTGGCGCTGGCATTTTTGCAGCTAAGGCTGTATGGCTTCCAGTATGGTAAATTTATTAAGCAAGTGGTGGTCGATGAAGCCCAGGATTATTATCCGCTCCACTTTGAACTGCTACAGATGCTTTTTCCCCAAGCGAGGTATACGATCTTAGGGGATATCTATCAGACCATAGAAAAACCGGAGGCAATGGATTTCTTTGATGAAATCAACAAAATTTTAGATAAGAAACGGTCTGTCTTGATAACTATGAATAAAAGCTTCCGGTGTACCAATGAAATTTTGGATTTCAGCAAGAGGTTTCTTCAAAAAGAATCAGAAATCCAAAGCTTCAGCCGGTCAGGAAGAGTACCGGAAATTTACGAGGCTCGAAATCAGGAAGGGCTGGATGAGCTGCTCATTAAAGAAATACAACTGTGCCGGGAGGAAAATTATCAATCCGTCGGGTTATTGTGTAAAACAGAAAGGGATGCGATGGCTGTATATCAACGATTAAAAGATCGGTTGGAAATTCGCTGTATCAACAGCGATGCTATTGCTGATATCCGAGGTGTTTGCATACTGCCGCTCTATATGGCAAAAGGGCTGGAGTTCGATGCGGTATTGCTTTGTGACACGGATGGAGAGCATTACACTACAGAAGCAGATCAACAGCTTTTGTATATTGGATGTACCAGAGCGCTTCATCGGCTCAACCTATTTTATACAGGGCAAAAAAGTCCTCTATTAGGGTAA
- a CDS encoding 4Fe-4S binding protein: MKKAAEINEHTPWQELTPGAEIYEPATSKLVNTGDWRTMTPVFLKDKCKQCLLCVPFCPDSSIPVQDGKRGEFDFMHCKGCGICYKVCPFGAIQFKREEK; encoded by the coding sequence ATGAAGAAAGCAGCAGAAATAAACGAACATACACCTTGGCAGGAACTGACGCCGGGGGCGGAGATCTATGAACCCGCTACCTCTAAACTGGTCAATACGGGAGACTGGCGAACGATGACCCCGGTCTTTTTAAAGGATAAGTGCAAACAATGTTTGCTTTGCGTACCATTTTGTCCGGACAGCTCTATACCGGTTCAGGATGGTAAAAGAGGTGAATTTGATTTTATGCACTGCAAGGGATGCGGTATATGCTATAAGGTATGTCCCTTTGGTGCAATTCAATTTAAAAGGGAGGAAAAGTAA
- a CDS encoding DUF2798 domain-containing protein yields MPKTKFQGIVFTIMMVAVMVYTMICYNISLSAGGLTNQVFLTAFHELIIMGPIAFILEIFVVGKVSHFLAFRLVKPNDRPIFILLAISSMTVCLMCPAMSFIATLLFKNAGSELIAVWLQTSAMNFPMALFWQLFFAGPIVRLVFRTIFKKSLIIAERA; encoded by the coding sequence ATGCCTAAAACAAAGTTTCAAGGAATAGTTTTTACGATTATGATGGTGGCTGTTATGGTCTATACCATGATTTGCTACAATATTTCATTGAGTGCAGGAGGATTGACTAATCAAGTGTTTTTGACCGCTTTTCACGAATTAATTATTATGGGGCCTATTGCATTTATATTAGAAATATTTGTAGTAGGAAAAGTATCGCACTTTCTTGCGTTTCGGCTTGTAAAGCCCAATGACCGCCCTATTTTTATTCTGTTGGCCATATCCTCTATGACGGTATGTTTAATGTGTCCGGCCATGAGTTTCATTGCAACACTTTTGTTCAAAAATGCTGGTTCTGAATTGATTGCTGTATGGCTTCAAACTTCTGCAATGAACTTTCCAATGGCTCTTTTTTGGCAGTTATTTTTCGCAGGGCCAATAGTAAGACTGGTTTTCAGAACAATCTTTAAAAAGTCGCTTATAATAGCTGAAAGGGCTTAA
- a CDS encoding aminopeptidase: MDPRVKKLSNVLVDYSCDVKPGEKVFIHYEGECTKPLVKQLIKDIYAKGGLPYFEIRDAEVNREILLGCTEEQIKFMEAYQMKQMEGMDAYISVRAGLNTSELSDVPSEKMNMYNRILHPVLEQRVNHTKWVVLRYPNHSMAQLATTSLEAFEDFYFDVCTLDYKKMADAMTPLVELMNRTDKVHIVGPGTDLTFSIKGIPAIKCSGERNIPDGEVYTAPVKDSMNGIISYNTPSEEMGFTYENIVFEVKDGKIVKATSNSDKKINEILDTDEGARYFGEFALGVNPYVLNPMKDTLFDEKIAGSFHLTPGQSYEDAPNGNGSAVHWDLVMIQRPEYGGGEIYFDDVLIRKDGLFVLPELQCLNPDALK, encoded by the coding sequence ATGGATCCACGCGTAAAAAAATTATCAAATGTCTTAGTAGATTATTCCTGTGATGTGAAGCCGGGTGAAAAGGTCTTCATACACTATGAGGGAGAATGCACAAAACCCTTAGTAAAGCAACTGATTAAAGATATTTATGCAAAAGGCGGACTTCCTTACTTTGAGATCAGAGATGCCGAAGTAAACCGAGAAATTCTGCTCGGCTGCACAGAAGAGCAGATCAAGTTCATGGAAGCCTACCAGATGAAACAGATGGAGGGTATGGATGCTTATATTTCTGTCCGGGCCGGACTGAACACTTCGGAACTATCCGATGTACCTTCTGAAAAAATGAATATGTACAACCGTATTCTTCATCCCGTATTGGAACAAAGGGTGAACCATACCAAATGGGTCGTTCTCCGCTATCCAAACCATAGCATGGCACAATTAGCAACCACCAGCTTGGAAGCTTTTGAAGATTTCTATTTTGATGTGTGCACCTTAGACTATAAAAAAATGGCAGATGCAATGACTCCGCTGGTTGAACTGATGAATCGAACCGATAAGGTTCATATTGTCGGTCCCGGAACAGATCTGACCTTTTCCATTAAGGGAATCCCTGCTATCAAGTGCTCCGGGGAGAGAAATATACCGGACGGTGAAGTGTACACTGCTCCTGTAAAGGATTCTATGAATGGAATTATTTCGTACAACACCCCATCGGAAGAAATGGGCTTTACCTACGAAAACATCGTATTTGAAGTAAAAGACGGAAAGATTGTCAAGGCTACTTCAAACAGTGATAAAAAAATTAATGAAATACTCGATACGGATGAAGGAGCAAGATATTTCGGAGAATTTGCTCTCGGCGTAAATCCATACGTTCTCAATCCGATGAAGGATACTTTGTTTGATGAAAAAATAGCCGGTTCCTTCCACCTGACTCCGGGACAGTCTTATGAAGATGCTCCCAACGGAAACGGCTCTGCCGTACACTGGGATCTTGTCATGATTCAGCGTCCTGAATACGGCGGCGGAGAAATCTATTTTGATGATGTGCTGATTCGAAAAGACGGCTTGTTTGTTCTTCCTGAGCTTCAGTGCTTAAATCCCGACGCACTAAAATAA
- a CDS encoding thiamine pyrophosphate-dependent enzyme, translating into MAYNFKKEMEKPERLAGGHRLCAGCGASVAVRGVLRALEPEDRAVVTNATSCLEVSTYLYPYTAYEDSYIHSAFENAAATCGGVETAYRVLKKRGKINENFKFITFGGDGGTYDIGLQSLSGAMERGHDMVYVCYDNEAYMNTGIQRSSATPRFADATTTPVGTRSYGKVQNKKNLTEIVAAHHIPYAAQTTFIGNFKDLHEKAHKAIYTEGPCFLNILSPCPRGWRYNMEDLAEICRLAVDTCVWPLYEIEEGTWKLTYEPKKKIPVEEFLKKQGRFKHMFAKGNEWMIEEAQQYVDDQWEQLLATCQK; encoded by the coding sequence ATGGCCTATAATTTTAAAAAGGAAATGGAAAAGCCTGAAAGGCTTGCGGGAGGCCACAGATTATGTGCGGGCTGCGGGGCTTCTGTCGCCGTCAGAGGTGTGCTGAGAGCCTTGGAACCGGAAGACAGAGCTGTAGTAACAAATGCCACCAGTTGTCTGGAGGTCTCGACCTATTTATATCCTTATACCGCATATGAAGACAGCTATATTCATAGTGCCTTTGAAAATGCGGCAGCAACCTGCGGAGGGGTGGAAACCGCTTACCGCGTATTAAAAAAACGGGGCAAGATCAACGAAAATTTTAAATTTATTACCTTTGGTGGGGATGGAGGAACCTATGACATAGGGCTGCAATCCTTGTCAGGTGCCATGGAACGCGGTCACGACATGGTCTATGTCTGTTATGACAATGAAGCCTATATGAATACCGGCATTCAGCGCTCATCTGCAACTCCGAGATTTGCAGATGCGACGACTACCCCGGTAGGAACACGTTCCTATGGTAAAGTTCAAAATAAAAAAAATCTTACGGAAATCGTTGCTGCTCACCATATTCCCTATGCCGCCCAGACTACTTTTATTGGAAACTTTAAGGATCTTCACGAGAAAGCCCACAAGGCTATTTATACGGAAGGCCCTTGCTTTCTTAACATTTTATCCCCATGTCCGAGAGGCTGGCGATATAATATGGAAGATTTGGCAGAAATCTGCAGGCTGGCAGTGGATACCTGCGTATGGCCCTTATATGAGATAGAAGAGGGCACGTGGAAGCTTACCTATGAACCAAAGAAAAAAATCCCGGTGGAAGAATTTTTAAAGAAGCAGGGACGATTTAAACATATGTTTGCCAAAGGCAATGAATGGATGATAGAAGAAGCACAGCAGTATGTGGATGACCAGTGGGAACAGCTGCTTGCAACATGTCAAAAATAA